One window of Treponema denticola genomic DNA carries:
- the vapC gene encoding type II toxin-antitoxin system tRNA(fMet)-specific endonuclease VapC, whose amino-acid sequence MYLLDTNICIFLKNKKSPNVLQKIKENKHLGIYISSITVAELQFGVYNSRYIERNRISLIKFLTPFSVLNFDDRDAEEFGKIRTTLKNEGKIIGAYDMLIAAQALAKNLILVTDNTKEFCRIKNLTIEDWK is encoded by the coding sequence ATGTACCTATTGGATACAAATATCTGTATATTTCTTAAAAATAAAAAAAGTCCTAATGTACTTCAAAAAATCAAAGAGAATAAACACTTGGGAATTTACATTTCAAGTATTACCGTAGCAGAGTTACAGTTCGGCGTATACAATAGTAGATATATAGAAAGAAATAGAATATCATTAATAAAATTTTTAACACCTTTTTCTGTTTTAAATTTTGATGATAGAGATGCCGAGGAATTCGGAAAAATAAGGACTACCCTAAAAAATGAAGGGAAAATTATAGGAGCCTATGATATGTTGATAGCAGCACAGGCACTAGCGAAAAATCTAATTCTTGTTACCGACAATACAAAAGAATTCTGCCGTATAAAAAACTTAACCATAGAAGATTGGAAATAA
- the vapB gene encoding type II toxin-antitoxin system antitoxin VapB, with amino-acid sequence METAKLFQNGRSQAVRLPKKYNFSGTEVFIRRAGESVILFPKNKEWETFLEGLNGFTDDFMEEGRNQPELQDRKGL; translated from the coding sequence ATGGAAACGGCAAAATTATTCCAAAACGGCAGGAGTCAAGCAGTTAGGCTGCCTAAAAAATATAATTTTTCGGGAACCGAGGTTTTTATCCGCAGAGCCGGAGAGTCCGTTATTTTATTCCCCAAAAACAAGGAATGGGAAACATTTTTAGAAGGCTTAAACGGTTTTACCGACGATTTTATGGAGGAAGGAAGAAACCAGCCTGAATTACAGGATCGGAAAGGTTTATAA
- a CDS encoding ABC transporter ATP-binding protein: MINPELKVKNLYKTYSVNSKKIEVTKNISFTAEQGSLIWIYGNSGAGKSTFLNLITGIDYPDSGEIEWGDKNINKMSNGERAKFRLENCGLIFQFFELIKSQTIFDNASIPLKIQKKSKKEIREALTPLFEYFDLKDLIYKKPNELSGGEKQRVSIVRALSCNPKYILADEITSSLDSDRSNQVYKYLRKYLKEKNGVGIFVSHDPIIKNYADKIYKMAGGSLNETDGE, translated from the coding sequence ATGATAAATCCTGAACTTAAAGTTAAAAACTTATATAAAACTTACAGCGTTAATAGTAAAAAAATTGAAGTTACAAAAAACATTTCATTTACTGCCGAACAGGGAAGTCTGATTTGGATTTACGGCAATTCCGGAGCGGGAAAATCCACATTTTTAAATCTTATAACAGGAATAGATTATCCCGATTCGGGAGAAATAGAATGGGGAGATAAGAATATAAATAAAATGAGTAACGGTGAAAGAGCTAAATTCAGGCTTGAAAACTGCGGTCTTATTTTTCAATTTTTTGAATTAATAAAATCTCAAACTATTTTTGATAATGCTTCCATACCTTTAAAAATTCAAAAAAAATCCAAAAAAGAAATACGAGAAGCGCTTACGCCTTTGTTTGAATATTTTGATTTAAAGGATTTGATTTATAAAAAACCTAATGAGCTTTCAGGCGGAGAAAAACAAAGAGTTTCAATCGTCAGAGCTCTTTCCTGTAATCCTAAATACATTCTTGCAGATGAAATAACTTCCTCACTTGATTCGGACCGTTCAAATCAAGTTTATAAATATTTGCGCAAATACTTAAAAGAAAAAAACGGAGTAGGAATTTTTGTTTCGCATGATCCTATTATAAAAAATTATGCGGATAAAATTTATAAAATGGCCGGCGGTTCATTGAATGAAACTGACGGGGAATAA
- a CDS encoding TrkH family potassium uptake protein, with translation MRKRDNFVFAAFALSLILLFLQQFYFKNTPASIIHAIDILILLFVISETFFAVRQEKYIRKYFQNNLVDFLAVLIFALTFIIFKIQIGFKNISEELSIVFDIFKNIFLFGKIIRLISKRAGLTAKIISNPARTLIISFFMVIIIGSFLLMLPAASAKESPLNFLTALFTSASAVCVTGLSVIDVSSELTIAGKFILIVLIQVGGLGIMVFSFFGMLAFRKKMTVSEKLTISYMVSEDDMSNLFKTLRVIVLSTFFIEALSAVFLFIGFSRILGFNLKTLGFALFHAISAFCNAGFALFSNNLESFTSDIIISLTIGFTIILGGISFAVIYDVLAKVKTDIKNKFLKKKKTDYLISVNTKMILSLTVFILFISFALFYLLEHRNTMKEMSLGTQYLASFFQAITLRTAGFSTVSFLNLTNASLLFMIFIMFMGGAAGSTAGGIKLNTIAVVFAFFKSFLKNQKTVVIKNVSVPEEQVKKAFLIFGFGLAAISVGIFLLTITESLPFLVLLFETVSAFATVGLSTGITAALSPAGKIVIIILMFIGRVGPLTFLTAAGKKQKNDDIEYPYGNIAIG, from the coding sequence ATGAGAAAGCGTGATAATTTTGTCTTTGCGGCTTTCGCTTTAAGCCTTATACTTTTATTTTTACAGCAATTTTATTTTAAAAACACGCCTGCAAGTATTATCCATGCAATAGATATTTTGATTCTTCTATTCGTTATTTCAGAAACTTTTTTTGCCGTCCGTCAGGAAAAGTATATACGCAAATACTTTCAAAATAATCTTGTAGATTTTTTAGCCGTACTTATTTTTGCCTTAACTTTTATTATATTTAAAATACAAATAGGTTTTAAAAATATTTCTGAAGAGCTAAGTATTGTTTTTGATATTTTTAAAAATATCTTTTTGTTTGGAAAAATAATTAGATTGATAAGCAAACGAGCAGGATTAACTGCAAAAATTATTTCAAACCCTGCCCGTACTTTGATTATTTCATTTTTTATGGTAATAATCATCGGCAGTTTTTTACTTATGCTTCCTGCAGCATCTGCAAAAGAGTCTCCCTTAAATTTTTTAACGGCACTTTTTACATCTGCTTCTGCCGTATGCGTTACGGGTTTAAGTGTTATAGATGTTTCTTCCGAACTTACCATAGCAGGAAAATTTATTCTGATTGTTTTAATTCAAGTAGGCGGTTTAGGCATAATGGTTTTTTCATTTTTCGGAATGCTTGCCTTCCGAAAAAAAATGACGGTCAGTGAAAAGCTCACAATTTCTTATATGGTCAGTGAAGATGACATGTCAAACCTTTTTAAAACATTAAGAGTTATCGTTTTATCTACATTCTTTATAGAAGCCCTAAGTGCAGTATTTTTATTTATAGGATTTTCACGCATTTTAGGATTCAATCTTAAAACCTTGGGCTTTGCATTATTTCATGCAATATCCGCATTTTGTAATGCGGGTTTTGCTCTTTTTTCAAACAACTTGGAATCTTTTACCTCCGATATTATTATCAGTTTAACAATAGGCTTTACCATAATTTTAGGCGGAATAAGTTTTGCAGTTATTTATGATGTTTTAGCTAAGGTCAAGACAGATATAAAAAATAAATTTTTAAAGAAAAAAAAGACCGATTATTTAATTTCGGTAAATACAAAAATGATTTTAAGCCTTACGGTTTTTATTCTTTTTATTTCTTTTGCTCTTTTTTATTTACTTGAACATCGAAATACTATGAAAGAGATGTCTTTGGGAACTCAATACCTTGCAAGTTTTTTTCAAGCTATAACATTGCGTACCGCAGGTTTTTCTACGGTTTCCTTCCTTAATTTAACAAATGCAAGCTTGCTTTTTATGATATTCATAATGTTCATGGGAGGAGCTGCAGGAAGTACAGCCGGAGGGATAAAGCTGAACACAATTGCAGTAGTCTTTGCTTTTTTTAAATCTTTTTTAAAAAATCAAAAAACGGTTGTAATTAAAAATGTTTCGGTGCCTGAAGAACAAGTAAAAAAAGCTTTTTTAATTTTCGGTTTTGGGCTTGCGGCAATTTCAGTTGGAATTTTTTTATTAACAATTACCGAAAGCCTTCCTTTTTTAGTATTATTGTTTGAAACCGTTTCGGCCTTTGCAACAGTAGGTCTTTCTACAGGAATAACGGCAGCTCTTTCACCGGCAGGTAAAATAGTAATAATAATCTTAATGTTTATCGGAAGGGTCGGCCCCTTAACTTTTTTAACTGCGGCCGGTAAAAAACAAAAAAATGATGATATAGAATATCCTTATGGAAATATAGCAATAGGATAA
- a CDS encoding ABC transporter permease: MFLLKSAWDNIKFHKKRSILSILLITIASAAILLYRGFVEYSEQGMAIGFIQESGHLQVALKDFWNKKNTADMILTAHDMNKLKDLFDKTPEIVSSDAVLNFQGIIRTQNSSSIFCGAGYDEPHSLGSTEGCPVFEGDNSLVLDKALFNSLGLDLENNNYVNIMSAIGEKKIAAGSFEVSGTIDIGTPQNAAGFLIASRKDILDFFGMEDAASYIRLYLKNNQDIEKIENKLNSVFKENNLNFDVKNWKTLNPSWQQVSDLFNAQFIVISGILYVLIFTALTQSLSASFMERIGEFGTMEAIGLKKSMLISILILEVCILSFAGIIGGILLSQAGNIITQMFDIKMNPPGSTSYYLLNFFITAEAVIKTQFFIFFTALISVIYPIYTIKKYSSIKLINYNIS; this comes from the coding sequence ATGTTTTTATTAAAAAGTGCATGGGATAATATTAAATTTCACAAAAAAAGAAGTATTCTTTCCATATTGTTAATTACAATTGCATCTGCGGCAATCCTATTATATAGAGGATTTGTAGAATATTCGGAACAAGGAATGGCTATAGGTTTTATACAAGAATCAGGCCATCTTCAAGTTGCGCTTAAAGATTTTTGGAATAAAAAAAATACGGCAGATATGATACTTACAGCACACGATATGAATAAACTTAAAGATCTTTTTGATAAAACACCGGAAATAGTAAGCTCCGATGCGGTACTTAATTTTCAAGGGATAATACGAACGCAAAATTCTTCTTCAATATTTTGCGGGGCAGGGTACGATGAACCTCACTCTCTGGGATCAACCGAAGGATGTCCTGTTTTTGAGGGAGATAACAGCCTTGTTCTCGATAAAGCTTTATTTAATTCCCTCGGTTTGGATTTGGAAAATAATAATTATGTAAATATAATGTCGGCGATTGGAGAAAAGAAAATTGCGGCCGGTTCTTTTGAGGTTTCGGGAACTATAGATATCGGCACGCCTCAAAATGCCGCCGGCTTTTTAATTGCTTCTCGAAAAGATATTCTTGATTTTTTTGGAATGGAAGATGCCGCTTCATATATAAGGTTATATTTAAAAAATAATCAGGATATTGAAAAAATCGAAAATAAATTAAATTCTGTTTTTAAAGAAAATAATTTAAATTTTGATGTTAAAAACTGGAAAACTCTTAATCCCTCGTGGCAACAGGTGAGCGACTTATTTAATGCACAATTCATTGTAATAAGCGGCATCTTGTATGTTTTAATATTTACAGCACTGACACAAAGTCTTTCAGCAAGCTTTATGGAAAGAATCGGCGAATTCGGTACAATGGAAGCTATAGGCTTAAAAAAATCTATGCTTATTTCGATTTTAATTTTGGAAGTGTGTATTTTATCTTTTGCAGGTATTATCGGAGGCATTTTATTATCACAAGCAGGAAATATTATTACGCAAATGTTTGATATAAAGATGAATCCCCCGGGCTCAACTTCTTATTACTTATTAAACTTTTTTATTACGGCAGAAGCGGTAATCAAAACCCAATTTTTTATATTTTTTACGGCTCTTATTTCGGTTATATATCCGATTTATACCATTAAAAAATATAGCAGTATAAAACTTATAAATTATAATATAAGTTAA
- a CDS encoding potassium channel family protein: METNKNFAVIGLGEFGSRICEVLVDGGASVVAFDHDIQAVERIKKIVPAAMLVETTNEEALLKAPLDDVEVAIVAIGNNIEASVLTTTLLKQRDIPYVLARAVSPLHATVLRRVGANEVLNIEISAATRIARRLISPDVMDSITVTKDFSIREIIVPKFFIGKTVGALALKEKFNITLIALVRMDLDIDSVGNPVKQEAMHYPEDDFELREGDKLFLIGSNIKLEEFRNM; encoded by the coding sequence ATGGAAACAAATAAAAACTTTGCAGTCATAGGTTTGGGAGAATTCGGTTCAAGAATTTGTGAAGTTCTTGTAGACGGAGGTGCTTCAGTAGTCGCTTTTGATCATGACATTCAAGCCGTCGAAAGAATAAAAAAAATCGTTCCGGCAGCAATGCTTGTAGAAACTACAAATGAAGAAGCTCTTTTAAAAGCCCCCTTAGATGATGTGGAAGTCGCCATAGTCGCCATCGGCAATAATATAGAAGCAAGCGTTTTAACTACAACTCTTTTAAAACAAAGAGATATTCCCTATGTTTTAGCGCGTGCCGTTTCACCTCTCCATGCAACCGTTCTAAGAAGGGTCGGAGCAAACGAAGTTTTAAATATCGAAATATCGGCTGCAACAAGAATTGCGAGACGGCTTATTTCTCCCGATGTAATGGATTCAATTACGGTTACAAAAGATTTTTCGATAAGAGAAATTATTGTACCGAAATTTTTTATAGGAAAAACCGTCGGGGCTCTTGCTCTAAAAGAAAAATTCAATATTACTTTGATTGCTCTTGTTAGAATGGATTTGGATATAGATTCTGTCGGCAACCCTGTCAAACAGGAAGCTATGCACTATCCTGAAGACGATTTTGAGTTGAGAGAGGGCGATAAACTTTTTTTGATAGGCTCAAATATAAAGCTTGAAGAATTTAGAAATATGTAA
- the thyX gene encoding FAD-dependent thymidylate synthase, translating to MAHCIAPEAEKILDKEFKVLDKGFIRLVDYMGTDARIVQSARVSYGEGTKTVREDAGLIDYLLRNKHTSPFEQVVFTFHVKLPIFVARQWIRHRTARLNEISGRYSILKAEFYVPAGKDIALQSSDNKQGRMNEAVPQDLQNEVINSLQKQQEEIYAGYSKLLDKNIARELARINLPLSTYTEWYWQIDLHNLFHFLRLRMDAHAQKEIRDYAEVMFEICKTVTPLACVSFERHEKNGVNFSAEELEAIRNLIAGKDSGLHGKELERFNEKLKSGRQV from the coding sequence ATGGCACATTGTATAGCTCCGGAAGCGGAAAAAATTTTGGATAAGGAATTTAAGGTTCTTGATAAGGGCTTTATCAGATTGGTAGACTACATGGGAACTGATGCCCGCATAGTGCAGTCAGCCCGTGTTTCTTATGGGGAAGGCACTAAAACTGTCCGTGAAGATGCCGGCTTAATAGATTATCTTTTGCGGAACAAGCACACATCTCCTTTTGAGCAAGTGGTTTTTACCTTTCATGTAAAGCTGCCCATTTTTGTAGCCCGTCAGTGGATCAGGCATAGGACTGCCCGCTTAAACGAAATTTCGGGACGGTATTCTATCTTAAAGGCCGAGTTTTATGTACCCGCCGGAAAGGATATAGCTTTGCAAAGCAGCGACAATAAGCAGGGCAGAATGAATGAGGCTGTTCCTCAAGACCTTCAAAATGAAGTTATAAATTCTTTACAAAAACAACAAGAAGAAATTTATGCAGGCTACTCTAAATTGCTTGATAAAAATATCGCGAGAGAGCTTGCCAGAATAAACCTCCCCCTTTCCACTTATACCGAATGGTATTGGCAAATAGACTTGCATAATCTTTTTCACTTTTTGCGGCTGCGTATGGATGCTCATGCGCAAAAAGAAATCAGAGACTATGCCGAAGTAATGTTTGAGATTTGTAAAACCGTAACCCCCCTCGCTTGTGTTTCTTTTGAGCGGCATGAAAAAAACGGCGTAAACTTTTCGGCAGAAGAACTTGAAGCTATCCGTAATTTGATAGCCGGAAAAGACAGCGGTTTACACGGAAAAGAGCTTGAACGTTTTAACGAAAAACTTAAAAGCGGAAGACAAGTATAA